In the Desulfobaccales bacterium genome, one interval contains:
- a CDS encoding APC family permease, protein MSDVDVAVIETEPAPAPSPKELIEGEAKKERLGQWYATAICGNDITSSCLYVSAIATVYAQTLAPVALLIVAGILYLYRKIYTEVVEALPLNGGAYNCLLNSTRKFTAALAACLTLLSYLATAVLSAKTAAEYLDNLLPFLPALETTAGVLVIFAALTILGITESARVALAIFLIHLASLTLFILFSLPQVLQSSPAWVQNLSLLGEMHWPTALFLGVSAALLGVSGFESSANFVEQQEHGVFRKTLRNMWVAVTVFNPLIALLALRLMPVESIRHHQDDLLSWLGLQVGGKLLHDLIVVDAFLVLSGAVLTSYVGVTGLVHRMTLDQCFPQFLLKTNRRGTHHRIILGFMGLCISILYLTRGRLLSLAGVYTISFLGVMTLFGIGNILLKINRRELKRTYRASWGTVILGTLATAIGIVGNIIIDYRFLLYFLVYFIPAVIVVGIMYARIPIYKGILLLINEAFERLFIWRSIIIDKITAITNIRLVLFARGGRLYRLAKAFAYIAQNESSRKITVVRLYREFDPAEEEEMKESLKVMRELYPDLQIDYISREGAFGPEMVEAIARELKVPKNNIFIGAPEEKHRFSVEDLGGVRVIF, encoded by the coding sequence ATGAGCGACGTGGACGTGGCCGTCATCGAGACAGAGCCGGCTCCCGCCCCCTCCCCCAAGGAGCTCATCGAGGGGGAGGCCAAAAAGGAGCGGTTGGGGCAGTGGTATGCCACGGCCATCTGCGGCAACGACATCACCTCCTCCTGCCTGTATGTCTCCGCCATCGCCACGGTGTACGCCCAAACGCTGGCCCCGGTGGCCCTCCTTATCGTCGCCGGCATCCTTTACCTCTACCGCAAGATCTACACCGAGGTGGTGGAGGCCCTGCCCCTGAACGGCGGGGCTTACAACTGTCTCCTCAACAGCACCCGTAAGTTCACCGCCGCCTTGGCCGCCTGTCTCACGTTGCTGTCCTATCTGGCCACGGCGGTGCTCTCCGCCAAGACGGCGGCGGAATACCTGGACAACCTCCTGCCCTTTCTGCCGGCCCTGGAGACCACCGCCGGGGTGCTGGTTATCTTTGCCGCCCTCACCATCCTGGGGATTACCGAGTCCGCCCGGGTGGCTTTGGCCATCTTTCTCATTCATCTCGCCAGCCTCACCCTGTTTATCCTCTTCAGCCTGCCCCAGGTGCTCCAGAGCTCCCCCGCCTGGGTGCAGAACCTCAGCCTCCTGGGGGAGATGCATTGGCCCACGGCCCTGTTTCTGGGGGTGTCGGCGGCGCTTCTGGGGGTGAGTGGCTTTGAGAGCTCCGCCAACTTCGTGGAGCAGCAGGAGCACGGCGTCTTCCGCAAGACCCTGCGGAACATGTGGGTGGCGGTCACCGTCTTCAACCCCCTCATCGCCCTGTTGGCCCTGCGGCTGATGCCGGTGGAGAGCATCCGGCATCATCAGGATGATCTTTTGTCCTGGCTGGGTCTGCAGGTGGGTGGCAAGCTCCTGCATGATCTCATCGTGGTGGACGCCTTCCTGGTGCTTTCCGGCGCAGTCCTTACCAGCTACGTGGGCGTCACCGGCCTGGTGCACCGCATGACCCTGGACCAATGCTTCCCGCAGTTTCTCCTGAAAACCAACCGGCGGGGCACGCATCACCGCATCATCCTGGGCTTCATGGGCTTATGCATCTCCATCCTCTACCTTACCCGGGGCCGGCTCCTGTCCCTGGCCGGGGTGTACACCATCTCCTTTCTCGGGGTCATGACCCTCTTTGGCATCGGCAACATCCTCCTCAAGATCAACCGCCGGGAGCTGAAGCGCACTTACCGGGCTTCCTGGGGCACCGTGATCCTGGGCACCTTGGCCACCGCCATCGGCATCGTGGGCAACATCATCATTGATTACCGCTTTCTCCTCTACTTCCTGGTCTATTTCATCCCTGCGGTGATCGTGGTGGGCATCATGTATGCCCGCATCCCCATTTACAAAGGGATTCTCCTGCTCATTAATGAAGCCTTTGAGCGCCTCTTCATCTGGCGCAGCATCATCATTGACAAGATCACCGCTATCACCAACATCCGCCTGGTGCTCTTTGCCCGGGGCGGGCGGTTGTATCGCCTGGCCAAGGCCTTCGCCTACATCGCCCAGAACGAATCCAGCCGCAAGATCACCGTGGTGCGCCTCTATCGGGAATTTGACCCGGCCGAAGAGGAGGAGATGAAAGAGAGCCTCAAGGTGATGCGGGAGCTCTATCCGGATCTCCAGATCGACTACATTTCCCGGGAGGGGGCCTTCGGGCCGGAGATGGTGGAGGCCATCGCCCGGGAGCTCAAGGTGCCCAAAAACAACATCTTCATCGGCGCTCCGGAGGAAAAGCACCGCTTCTCCGTGGAGGACTTAGGGGGCGTGCGGGTCATCTTCTGA
- a CDS encoding molybdopterin-dependent oxidoreductase, with the protein MAKDVWSICFMCTVRCPILVKVVDDDVVWIQGNPHVPGLEGALCAKGSAGLALLHDQERPQYPMIRTGKRGAGQWRRASWDEALDYTAEKLKAVIAAHGPQSVVFGERANLNTHISKTFMKALGSPNHFTHDALCKGSVNTAFRSLTGYTDAEMGIDYANTRYIVLYGRNIFESLEIRPINNLLDAMEKGAKLVYVDPRVTITATKADRYLMIRPGTDLALNYALIHTILKEGLYDKDYVSRWVIGLEELKAFVEPYTPAWAAEETGLPAETIVQIAREAAAAKPQVVFHYGYRGAHHTNEIYFRRSIIILNALLGSIEAKGGLIIKKGPKAAGRGDIGKYVNQEFPKITAPRFDGSGGAVFPVADASHGNPQQLAKAILSQDPYPIKAAIFNRIEPLQSIADSNTMRKALDTLDLIVAIDVNFSEIAWFADVILPESMYLERADSIQLASGLKPQLFIRRQAVSPRYDTKPSWEILKKLADRLGIGSYLPYESIEDIWNFQLQDLGVSLTDFDAKGFVALSKDPILWDRKDGIKFKTDSGKIELVSPLLEKAGFPSFPPYQPPARPPEGRFRLLVGRCAAHTHCSTQNNLYLNELVPENELWIHPQAAAKLGVQDGAFVEVESAVGRGRLKAKVTEFIHPEAVFMLHGFGKTVPAQTRAYQKGASDAVLQENLSDMVGGSPAYEDTFITVRPAK; encoded by the coding sequence ATGGCAAAAGACGTCTGGAGCATCTGTTTCATGTGCACCGTGCGCTGCCCCATCCTGGTCAAGGTGGTGGACGATGATGTTGTCTGGATCCAAGGGAACCCCCACGTGCCGGGGCTGGAAGGGGCCCTGTGCGCCAAAGGGTCGGCCGGGCTGGCTTTGCTGCATGACCAGGAGCGGCCCCAGTATCCCATGATCCGCACCGGCAAACGGGGTGCCGGCCAGTGGCGGCGGGCCTCCTGGGACGAAGCCCTGGATTACACCGCGGAAAAACTCAAGGCCGTCATCGCCGCCCACGGCCCCCAGAGCGTGGTCTTCGGGGAGCGCGCCAACCTGAACACCCACATCAGCAAGACCTTCATGAAGGCCCTGGGCTCGCCCAACCATTTCACCCACGATGCCCTGTGCAAGGGCTCGGTGAACACCGCCTTCCGCAGCCTCACCGGCTACACCGACGCCGAGATGGGGATTGACTACGCCAATACCCGCTACATCGTGCTCTACGGCCGTAACATCTTCGAGTCCCTGGAGATCCGGCCCATCAACAACCTCTTGGACGCCATGGAGAAGGGCGCCAAGCTGGTGTATGTGGACCCCCGGGTGACCATCACCGCCACCAAGGCGGACCGCTATCTCATGATCCGGCCGGGCACCGATCTGGCCCTCAACTACGCCCTTATTCACACCATTCTCAAAGAGGGCCTGTATGACAAGGATTATGTCAGCCGCTGGGTGATTGGCCTGGAGGAGCTCAAGGCCTTTGTGGAGCCCTACACCCCGGCCTGGGCGGCGGAGGAGACGGGCCTCCCGGCGGAGACCATCGTCCAGATCGCCCGGGAGGCGGCCGCGGCCAAACCCCAGGTGGTCTTCCACTACGGCTACCGGGGCGCCCATCATACCAACGAGATCTACTTCCGGCGCTCCATCATCATCCTCAACGCCCTTTTGGGAAGCATCGAGGCCAAGGGCGGGCTCATCATCAAAAAGGGTCCCAAAGCCGCGGGCCGGGGCGATATCGGCAAGTACGTCAACCAGGAGTTTCCCAAGATCACCGCGCCCCGCTTTGACGGCTCCGGCGGGGCCGTCTTCCCGGTGGCGGACGCCTCCCACGGCAACCCCCAACAGTTGGCCAAGGCCATTCTGAGTCAGGACCCCTATCCCATCAAGGCGGCCATCTTCAACCGCATTGAGCCCTTGCAGTCCATCGCCGACAGCAATACCATGCGCAAGGCCCTGGACACCCTGGACCTGATCGTGGCCATTGACGTCAACTTCAGCGAAATTGCCTGGTTTGCCGACGTCATCCTGCCGGAGTCCATGTATCTGGAGCGGGCCGACTCCATCCAGCTGGCCAGCGGCCTCAAGCCCCAGCTCTTCATCCGCCGCCAGGCCGTGAGCCCCCGCTATGACACCAAGCCCTCCTGGGAGATCCTGAAGAAGCTGGCGGACCGCCTGGGCATCGGCAGCTATCTCCCCTATGAGTCCATCGAGGACATCTGGAATTTCCAGCTCCAGGACCTGGGAGTGAGCCTCACCGACTTCGACGCCAAGGGCTTTGTGGCCTTAAGCAAGGACCCCATCCTCTGGGACCGGAAGGACGGGATCAAATTCAAGACCGACTCCGGCAAGATCGAATTGGTCAGCCCTCTTTTGGAAAAGGCGGGTTTCCCCTCCTTCCCGCCCTACCAGCCGCCGGCCCGGCCGCCGGAGGGGCGCTTCCGCCTCCTGGTGGGGCGCTGCGCCGCTCACACCCACTGCTCCACCCAAAACAACCTTTATCTCAACGAGCTGGTGCCGGAAAACGAGCTCTGGATCCATCCCCAGGCGGCCGCCAAACTGGGGGTGCAGGACGGCGCCTTCGTGGAGGTGGAGTCCGCCGTGGGCCGGGGCCGCCTCAAAGCCAAGGTGACGGAGTTCATCCACCCCGAGGCGGTCTTCATGCTGCACGGCTTCGGCAAGACCGTGCCGGCCCAGACCCGGGCCTACCAGAAAGGCGCCAGCGACGCGGTGCTGCAGGAGAACCTCTCCGACATGGTGGGCGGCAGCCCGGCCTACGAGGACACCTTCATCACGGTGCGGCCGGCCAAGTGA
- a CDS encoding 4Fe-4S dicluster domain-containing protein, whose translation MSQYYLLQNQKRCIGCLSCEVHCKSNKGLPVGPRLGQIIPVGPKLINQQPRQAFVFMPCFHCSEPWCVPACPTGAMRMRPKDGIVYVEQSLCVGCKSCIIACPWGAPQWNPETGKVVKCDYCMDRVDQGLEPACVAKCVTHCLSFGRADRLEQSRRERFAEAVAFELTEIVSAR comes from the coding sequence ATGAGTCAGTATTACTTGCTGCAGAACCAAAAACGCTGCATCGGCTGCTTAAGCTGCGAGGTGCATTGCAAGAGCAACAAGGGCCTGCCCGTGGGGCCCCGCCTGGGGCAGATCATCCCGGTGGGCCCCAAGCTGATCAACCAGCAACCTCGGCAGGCCTTTGTGTTCATGCCCTGTTTCCATTGCAGTGAGCCCTGGTGCGTGCCTGCCTGCCCCACCGGCGCCATGCGCATGCGGCCCAAGGACGGCATCGTCTACGTGGAGCAGTCCCTGTGCGTAGGCTGCAAGAGCTGCATCATCGCCTGTCCCTGGGGCGCCCCCCAGTGGAATCCGGAGACCGGCAAGGTGGTGAAGTGCGACTACTGCATGGACCGGGTGGATCAGGGCCTGGAGCCGGCCTGCGTGGCCAAGTGCGTCACTCATTGTCTGAGCTTCGGCCGGGCCGACCGCCTGGAGCAGAGCCGCCGGGAACGCTTCGCCGAGGCGGTAGCGTTTGAGCTTACCGAGATCGTGAGCGCCCGCTAA
- a CDS encoding CAP domain-containing protein, whose amino-acid sequence MRIAPLMAMLVALALLSGEAPAQRRSGRLGPPAGASAEIQYLREVERGIFRLTNEVRRKEGLPGLTWDAALARVARAHSADMLVRGYFRHESPEGRTPHERAKDGTPYALAASGENLWGAQGDQPLDPERLPRIIVDTWLASPGHRANLLNPAFTDLGVGVAQKGNAIRATQVFGRPRQ is encoded by the coding sequence ATGAGGATCGCGCCTCTCATGGCCATGCTGGTGGCGCTGGCCCTTCTTTCCGGGGAGGCGCCAGCCCAGCGGCGCTCAGGTCGCCTGGGCCCGCCAGCCGGGGCGTCCGCCGAGATCCAATATCTCCGGGAGGTGGAGCGGGGCATCTTCCGGCTCACCAATGAGGTGCGCCGCAAGGAGGGTCTGCCGGGCCTCACCTGGGACGCGGCCTTGGCCCGGGTGGCCCGGGCCCACAGCGCCGACATGCTGGTCCGGGGCTACTTCCGGCACGAAAGTCCGGAGGGCCGCACCCCTCATGAGCGGGCAAAGGACGGCACGCCCTATGCCTTGGCCGCCAGCGGGGAAAACCTCTGGGGCGCCCAGGGCGACCAGCCCCTGGACCCGGAGAGGTTGCCCCGCATCATTGTGGACACCTGGCTGGCCAGCCCCGGGCATCGGGCCAATCTGTTGAACCCGGCCTTCACGGACCTTGGCGTGGGCGTGGCGCAAAAAGGAAACGCCATCCGGGCCACCCAGGTCTTTGGTCGGCCTCGGCAATGA
- a CDS encoding FAD-dependent oxidoreductase, whose translation MTVSIATFPGADLTPALEVERAFDEEIRRRSLDELGEVTVRLVGWRGVAGKDVVLEIRDRLGSHLYELVTPDMVPRILASHLDDGRPLSQWLVGKDFQEFYESQKLYISELAGKIDPVSWEEYQDYDGYKGLRTFFSQGFDSFLQKVVAAGFCEFGLLTTRPLGPKWCEIRVEKEHPILVVNAAPPLQGATPEMFLLEALPHQVLEGIFLATQTLKVDEAVVYVHESAELAASRLLEAWKAFQASRLWPAKEPLVRLHVVRGQGTYLMDDEDLLVRSVTGSLPPDFFERHPKPTFLCHSLMVIASLPFIAQQPVAWFRKLGLECAPGTMIFRLAGAVERPGFVEVPLTATLGQVVMEIGGGWRHGRTPKGVLVGGPTGGLFPASLQNLTLHHETIREMGGSLALGLIEALDERHCVVDHVRRQLAFILEQPGAHCPGCAPLLTEIKTLLDRVVDGSGTRETIDELERRAQELKRKGSCQMARQAANPLLTSLAYFRDEYLAHVENHYCDAHVCPKLLSAPCHLACPAGIDIPSFLALMAQGRHKEAWEVMRQDNPFPWVCGLICPHPCERACVRGNLDEPINIRYLKAFAAEWVDKHDQMDPPDPAPPTGRKVAVVGSGPAGLTCAYYLALRGHAVTIFEAHEQPGGLLVEAIPDYRLPRHVVGKEIELVKALGVEIKTGITVGRDVTLDELRAQGYEAFFLGVGAHLGYRLKIEGETDYPQVMDVISFLRRVYLGNREKPADKVVIIGGGNAAMDAARTCLRLGCSEVHVSYRRTRAEMPAHPEEVEQALEEGVQIHFLTIPIRIGGEGKVEYLECLQAELGRPDASGRRRPIPIPESNFRLEVGAVITAIGQQPDFCPFPEPPVATTPWCTIVTEEPTKRTTVPDIFAGGDAVTGPATVVEAIAHGKQAALEIHHYLSGDGGPPPRVRFQKRLKLPFQVTPAPEKLANHRHPVPMLPPMVRRQSFEPVELSYTEEEARAEAARCLRCDVCIRCSICEQTCRDKMKVAALKFRQISATERVLADYPRAAQRCIACGACALACPTQAIEYVEGPDFREVRLCGTVFNRLETERCARCGKPFVPPRYLEYVNHRIEKMMDKPVLRRLCPACARERRAEALAAPFAYLK comes from the coding sequence ATGACCGTAAGCATCGCCACCTTCCCGGGCGCGGATCTCACCCCGGCCCTGGAGGTGGAGCGGGCCTTTGACGAGGAGATCCGGCGGCGCTCCCTGGATGAGCTGGGGGAGGTGACCGTCCGCCTGGTGGGCTGGCGGGGTGTGGCCGGCAAGGATGTGGTGCTGGAGATCCGGGACCGGCTGGGCTCCCACCTCTATGAGCTGGTCACCCCGGACATGGTGCCCCGGATTCTGGCCAGCCACCTCGACGACGGCCGCCCTTTGAGCCAATGGCTGGTGGGCAAGGATTTCCAGGAATTCTACGAGTCCCAGAAGCTCTACATCTCCGAGCTGGCGGGCAAGATCGACCCCGTCTCCTGGGAGGAGTACCAGGACTACGACGGCTACAAGGGCCTGCGCACCTTCTTCAGCCAGGGGTTTGATTCCTTCCTGCAGAAGGTGGTGGCGGCAGGCTTTTGCGAGTTCGGGCTCCTCACCACCCGGCCCCTGGGGCCCAAGTGGTGCGAGATCCGGGTGGAAAAGGAGCACCCCATCCTGGTGGTGAACGCCGCGCCGCCCCTGCAGGGCGCCACCCCGGAGATGTTCCTCCTGGAGGCCCTGCCCCACCAGGTGCTGGAGGGCATCTTCCTGGCCACCCAGACCCTCAAGGTGGATGAGGCGGTGGTCTATGTCCACGAGAGCGCGGAGCTGGCCGCCAGTCGCCTCCTGGAGGCCTGGAAGGCCTTTCAGGCCTCCCGTCTGTGGCCCGCCAAAGAGCCGCTGGTGCGCCTGCACGTGGTCCGGGGCCAGGGCACTTACCTCATGGACGATGAGGACCTCCTGGTCCGCAGCGTCACCGGCAGCCTGCCGCCGGACTTCTTTGAGCGCCATCCCAAACCCACCTTCCTGTGCCATAGCCTGATGGTCATCGCCTCGCTGCCCTTCATTGCCCAGCAGCCGGTGGCCTGGTTCCGCAAGCTGGGACTGGAGTGCGCCCCCGGCACCATGATCTTCCGGCTGGCCGGCGCGGTGGAGCGCCCTGGGTTTGTGGAGGTGCCCCTCACCGCCACCCTGGGACAGGTGGTGATGGAGATCGGCGGCGGCTGGCGCCACGGCCGCACCCCCAAAGGGGTGTTGGTGGGCGGCCCCACCGGCGGGCTCTTCCCCGCCTCCCTGCAGAACCTCACCCTGCACCACGAGACCATCCGGGAGATGGGGGGTTCTCTGGCCCTGGGCCTCATTGAGGCCCTGGACGAGCGCCACTGCGTGGTGGACCACGTGCGGCGCCAGCTGGCCTTCATCCTGGAGCAGCCCGGGGCCCATTGCCCGGGATGTGCGCCTCTGCTTACCGAGATCAAGACCTTGCTGGACCGGGTGGTAGACGGCAGCGGCACCCGGGAGACCATCGACGAGCTGGAGCGCCGGGCCCAGGAGCTGAAGCGCAAGGGCTCCTGCCAGATGGCCCGGCAGGCGGCCAATCCGCTGCTCACCTCCCTGGCCTACTTCCGGGACGAATACCTGGCCCACGTGGAGAATCACTACTGCGACGCCCACGTGTGCCCCAAGCTCCTCTCCGCGCCATGCCACCTGGCCTGTCCCGCGGGGATTGACATCCCCAGCTTCCTGGCCCTCATGGCCCAGGGCCGGCACAAAGAGGCCTGGGAGGTGATGCGCCAGGACAACCCCTTCCCCTGGGTGTGCGGCCTCATCTGCCCGCACCCCTGCGAGCGGGCCTGCGTGCGGGGCAACCTGGATGAGCCCATCAACATCCGCTACCTCAAGGCCTTCGCCGCCGAGTGGGTGGACAAGCACGACCAGATGGACCCTCCCGACCCGGCGCCGCCCACCGGCCGCAAGGTGGCGGTGGTGGGCTCCGGGCCCGCCGGCCTCACCTGCGCCTATTACCTGGCCCTCAGGGGCCATGCGGTCACCATTTTCGAAGCCCACGAGCAGCCTGGGGGCCTCTTGGTGGAGGCCATCCCCGACTACCGCCTGCCCCGCCACGTGGTGGGCAAGGAGATTGAGCTGGTCAAGGCCCTGGGGGTGGAGATCAAAACCGGCATCACCGTGGGCCGGGATGTCACCCTGGACGAGCTCCGGGCCCAAGGCTACGAAGCCTTTTTCCTGGGGGTGGGGGCGCATCTGGGCTATCGCCTGAAGATCGAAGGCGAAACCGACTACCCCCAGGTGATGGACGTGATCTCCTTCTTACGCCGGGTCTATCTGGGCAACCGGGAAAAACCCGCCGACAAGGTGGTGATCATCGGCGGCGGCAACGCCGCCATGGACGCGGCCCGCACGTGCCTCAGGCTGGGCTGTTCCGAGGTGCACGTCTCCTATCGCCGCACCCGGGCGGAGATGCCGGCCCATCCCGAGGAGGTGGAGCAGGCCCTGGAGGAAGGGGTCCAGATCCACTTCCTCACCATCCCCATCCGCATCGGCGGGGAGGGCAAGGTGGAATACCTGGAGTGCCTGCAAGCGGAGCTGGGCCGGCCCGACGCCAGCGGTCGGCGGCGGCCCATCCCCATCCCCGAGAGCAACTTCCGCCTGGAGGTGGGCGCGGTGATCACCGCCATCGGCCAGCAGCCGGATTTCTGCCCCTTCCCGGAGCCGCCGGTGGCCACCACCCCGTGGTGCACCATCGTCACCGAGGAGCCCACCAAGCGCACCACGGTGCCGGACATCTTCGCCGGCGGGGACGCGGTCACCGGTCCGGCGACGGTGGTGGAGGCCATCGCCCACGGCAAGCAGGCCGCCCTGGAGATTCACCATTACCTCTCCGGCGATGGCGGGCCGCCCCCCCGGGTGCGGTTCCAGAAGCGCCTGAAGCTCCCCTTTCAGGTGACGCCGGCTCCGGAGAAGCTGGCCAACCATCGCCATCCGGTGCCCATGCTGCCCCCAATGGTGCGCCGCCAGAGCTTTGAGCCGGTGGAGCTCTCCTACACCGAGGAAGAGGCCCGGGCCGAGGCCGCCCGGTGCTTGCGCTGCGACGTCTGCATCCGCTGCAGCATCTGCGAGCAGACCTGCCGGGACAAGATGAAGGTGGCGGCCTTGAAGTTTCGCCAGATCAGCGCCACCGAGCGGGTGCTGGCGGATTACCCCCGGGCGGCCCAGCGCTGCATCGCCTGCGGGGCCTGCGCCCTGGCCTGCCCCACCCAGGCCATCGAGTATGTGGAGGGCCCGGATTTCCGGGAGGTGCGGCTGTGCGGCACGGTGTTCAACCGCCTGGAGACGGAACGCTGCGCCCGCTGCGGCAAGCCCTTTGTGCCGCCCCGCTATCTGGAGTATGTCAATCATCGCATTGAAAAAATGATGGACAAGCCGGTGCTCCGGCGCCTGTGCCCGGCCTGCGCCCGGGAGCGGCGGGCGGAGGCTTTGGCGGCCCCCTTCGCCTACCTGAAATGA